A single window of Ornithorhynchus anatinus isolate Pmale09 chromosome 3, mOrnAna1.pri.v4, whole genome shotgun sequence DNA harbors:
- the GALT gene encoding galactose-1-phosphate uridylyltransferase codes for MAGAGPGPEPQPEPQPEPEPRRAGEERSGPFQASEHQHVRYNPLQDEWVLVSAHRVRRPWRGQLEPPAPENFPRHDPDNPLCPGATRANGEVNPLYESTFLFDNDFPALRPDAPSPGPSDHPLFRAEPARGVCKVLCFHPWSDVTLPLMSVPEIRTVIDTWAEVSEDLGAEYPWVQIFENKGAMMGCSNPHPHCQVWASSFLPDVPRREDGNQREYLRRHGEPLLLAYGRQEARRKERLVLANDDWLVLVPYWAVWPFQTLLLPRRHVLRLQDLQPGERDSLAAIMKQLLTRYDNLFETSFPYSMGWHGAPAGPLGEAEAGHWQLHAHYYPPLLRSATVRKFMVGYEMLAQAQRDLTPEQAAERLRQLPEEHFRLRQEKA; via the exons ATggccggagccgggccggggccggagccgcagCCGGAGCcgcagccggagccggagccgcggcgggccggggaggagcgATCGGGGCCCTTCCAGGCCAGCG AGCACCAGCACGTCCGCTACAACCCGCTGCAGGACGAGTGGGTGCTCGTGTCCGCGCACCGCGTGAGGCGGCCCTGGCGGGGGCAGCTGGAGCCCCCGGCCCCTGAGAACTTCCCTCGCCACGACCCCGACAACCCCCTCTGCCCTGGGGCCACGCGGGCCAACGGGGAG GTCAACCCTCTCTACGAGAGCACCTTCCTCTTTGACAATGACTTCCCTGCCCTGCGGCCCGATGCCCCCAGCCCTG GACCCAGTGACCACCCCCTCTTCCGGGCAGAACCGGCTCGCGGAGTTTG CAAGGTCCTGTGTTTCCACCCGTGGTCAGACGTCACTCTGCCCCTCATGTCGGTCCCCGAGATCCGGACCGTCATCGACACGTGGGCCGaggtgtcggaggacctgggcgcTGAGTATCCCTGGGTCCAG aTCTTTGAGAACAAAGGCGCCATGATGGGCTGTTCGAACCCCCATCCCCACTGCCAG GTGTGGGCCAGCAGCTTCCTGCCGGACGTGCCCCGGCGGGAGGACGGGAACCAGCGGGAGTATCTGAGGCGTCACGGAGAGCCGCTGCTGTTGGCCTACGGGCGCCAGGAGGCCCGGAGGAAg gagCGGCTGGTGCTGGCCAACGACGACTGGCTCGTGCTGGTGCCCTACTGGGCCGTGTGGCCCTTCCAGACCCTGCTGCTGCCACGGCGCCACGTGCTGAGACTACAGGATCTGCAGCCGGGGGAACGCGACA GCCTGGCCGCTATCATGAAGCAGCTCTTGACCAGATACGACAACTTGTTTGAGACGTCGTTTCCGTATTCGATGGGCTGGCACG GTGCCCCCGCGGGGCCTCTCGGAGAGGCCGAGGCCGGGCACTGGCAGCTACATGCCCATTACTACCCGCCTCTCCTCCGCTCCGCCACCGTCCGCAAGTTCATGGTCGGCTACGAGATGTTGGCCCAGGCCCAGAGGGACCTGACCCCCGAGCAG GCCGCCGAGCGCCTCAGGCAGCTGCCGGAGGAGCATTTCCGGCTGCGGCAGGAGAAGGCGTGA